A region from the Branchiostoma floridae strain S238N-H82 chromosome 9, Bfl_VNyyK, whole genome shotgun sequence genome encodes:
- the LOC118423006 gene encoding fibroblast growth factor receptor-like, with protein sequence MHGECTVGTYGAGCAQSCGHCEDDASCGPHTGTCPDERCKPGWEGETCKHQISSEGENNNAYLIAVGVSGCTLILVGSLLWFYLRTTSKCAPKISGPEFDLSTVRGISDLALTRSPYTVESFITYDHHIRAKSKFCDWEINRAILNIDTKAIGSGAFGKVYKATVTEAIASSKLPKNVVAVKCLKDNATSQQKADFLEEIEHMVEVGSHPNILKLYGCCTMDQPIYMVVEFMQHGDLLGFLRRCKQVRI encoded by the exons ATGCATGGGG AGTGCACAGTGGGTACATACGGTGCCGGCTGTGCTCAGTCCTGTGGACACTGTGAGGATGATGCCTCTTGTGGTCCCCACACTGGTACCTGTCCTGATGAGCGGTGTAAGCCTGGCTGGGAGGGGGAAACATGCAAACATCAGATCAGTAGTGAAG GTGAAAACAACAATGCTTACCTGATCGCTGTTGGTGTGAGTGGCTGCACGCTGATACTAGTCGGTTCTCTCCTGTGGTTCTACCTCCGCACCACCTCCAAGTGTGCGCCGAAAATCTCCGGGCCTGAGTTTGACCTGAGCACCGTGCGGGGAATCAGCGATCTCG cTCTCACACGGAGCCCGTACACTGTAGAGAGTTTTATCACATACGACCACCATATCAGGGCCAAGTCCAAATTCTGTGACTGGGAGATCAACCGCGCCATCTTGAACATCGACACGAAGGCCATCGGTAGCGGTGCCTTTGGGAAGGTGTACAAGGCAACAGTCACGGAGGCCATAGCGAGTTCAAAGTTGCCTAAAAATGTCGTCGCCGTCAAATGCCTGAAAG ACAATGCCACCTCACAGCAGAAAGCTGATTTCCTGGAGGAGATAGAACACATGGTGGAGGTGGGATCCCACCCCAACATCCTGAAGCTGTACGGCTGTTGTACCATGGACCAGCCCATTTACATGGTGGTGGAGTTTATGCAACATGGGGATCTGCTGGGCTTTCTCAGAAGGTGCAAACAGGTGAGAATATAA
- the LOC118423260 gene encoding fibroblast growth factor receptor homolog 1-like — translation MCRCWEWEPTSRPGFTELFNECDQALQDKSDYRDVAGMKVSINSDDIDDVSDTAEDKDQETDVDDMETSEKGCPGSGRKWSYVSLAWEADDLFTVSG, via the exons ATGTGCCGGTGCTGGGAATGGGAGCCGACCAGCCGGCCAGGCTTCACGGAGCTGTTTAACGAGTGTGACCAGGCCCTACAGGACAAGTCTGACTACAGGGACGTGGCGGGGATGAAGGTCTCCATCAACAGTGACGACATCGATGACGTCAGCGACACTGCAGAAGACAAAGATCAG GAGACTGATGTTGACGACATGGAGACATCAGAGAAAGGTTGTCCTGGATCCGGTCGGAAGTGGTCCTACGTGTCCCTGGCCTGGGAGGCAGACGACCTGTTCACAGTATCGGGATAG
- the LOC118423254 gene encoding fibroblast growth factor receptor homolog 1-like isoform X1: MYQVARQVARGMEYLCGLKFIHGDLAARNVLVGDGLCVKISDFGLSSDIYRRGYYREDPWRKVPVKWAAPERLMEGMKCSIKADVWSFGILLYEVATLGEDPYPDIPNSTVALVSRLSSGYRMAQPEGCSNRLYELMCRCWEWEPTSRPGFTELLNECDQALRIQDKSHR; encoded by the exons ATGTACCAAGTGGCAAGACAAGTTGCAAGAGGAATG GAGTATCTGTGTGGACTGAAGTTCATACATGGTGACCTGGCTGCCAGGAACGTCCTTGTCGGAGACGGCCTCTGTGTGAAGATCTCAGACTTCGGGCTGAGCAGCGACATCTACCGGCGAGGGTACTACCGCGAGGACCCCTGGCGCAAAGTCCCGGTGAAGTGGGCGGCACCCGAGCGGCTGATGGAGGGGATGAAATGCAGCATCAAGGCTGACGT GTGGAGTTTTGGGATTCTATTGTATGAAGTGGCTACACTAG GAGAGGACCCCTACCCTGACATACCGAACAGCACTGTCGCGCTGGTGAGCCGCCTGTCCTCCGGATACCGCATGGCGCAGCCCGAGGGATGCTCCAACCGCCT GTACGAGTTGATGTGCCGGTGCTGGGAGTGGGAGCCGACCAGCCGACCAGGCTTCACGGAGCTGCTTAACGAGTGTGACCAGGCCCTACGTATACAAGACAAGTCTCATAGGTAG
- the LOC118423254 gene encoding fibroblast growth factor receptor homolog 1-like isoform X2, producing MYQVARQVARGMEYLCGLKFIHGDLAARNVLVGDGLCVKISDFGLSSDIYRRGYYREDPWRKVPVKWAAPERLMEGMKCSIKADVWSFGILLYEVATLGEDPYPDIPNSTVALVSRLSSGYRMAQPEGCSNRLYELMCRCWEWEPTSRPGFTELFNECDQALQDKSLG from the exons ATGTACCAAGTGGCAAGACAAGTTGCAAGAGGAATG GAGTATCTGTGTGGACTGAAGTTCATACATGGTGACCTGGCTGCCAGGAACGTCCTTGTCGGAGACGGCCTCTGTGTGAAGATCTCAGACTTCGGGCTGAGCAGCGACATCTACCGGCGAGGGTACTACCGCGAGGACCCCTGGCGCAAAGTCCCGGTGAAGTGGGCGGCACCCGAGCGGCTGATGGAGGGGATGAAATGCAGCATCAAGGCTGACGT GTGGAGTTTTGGGATTCTATTGTATGAAGTGGCTACACTAG GAGAGGACCCCTACCCTGACATACCGAACAGCACTGTCGCGCTGGTGAGCCGCCTGTCCTCCGGATACCGCATGGCGCAGCCCGAGGGATGCTCCAACCGCCT GTACGAGTTGATGTGCCGGTGCTGGGAGTGGGAGCCGACCAGCCGGCCAGGCTTCACGGAGCTGTTTAACGAGTGTGACCAGGCCCTGCAGGACAAGTCTCTTGGGTAG